Proteins found in one Amblyraja radiata isolate CabotCenter1 chromosome 15, sAmbRad1.1.pri, whole genome shotgun sequence genomic segment:
- the LOC116981574 gene encoding uncharacterized protein LOC116981574 isoform X2, which translates to MTCCFPVTQSGNGGPRQKGQFGKGRSCYNGLQPGVQVGVSVQRSGSWICQPLPWRPIYPEGSTAQNSLYVAGDTKRAGAGSPEVGAAKARMRSVDKRLRRIGGGLEQTSFVCGNPKLHIPADLQRRSVLQHLNVIDR; encoded by the exons ATGACGTGTTGTTTTCCTGTGACTCAATCTGGTaatggaggcccaagacagaaaggtcagtttgggaaaggGAGGAGTTGTTATAATGGTTTGCAACCGGGAGTTCAAGTTGGCGTAAGTGTTCAGCGAAGTGGTAGCTGGATATGTCAGCCACTTCCATGGCGTCCTATTTACCCAGAAGGATCTACGGCCCAGAACTCGCTCTATGTTGCAGGCGATACCAAGCGCGCAGGCGCGGGGAGCCCGGAAGTGGGTGCGGCCAAGGCGCGCATGCGGTCCGTGGACAAAAGACTCCGGAGGATCGGCGGCGG GTTAGAACAAACAAGCTTTGTGTGCGGCAATCCTAAACTCCACATCCCAGCAGATCTACAGCGTCGTTCAGTTCTCCAGCATCTGAATGTCATCGATCGTTGA
- the LOC116981583 gene encoding zinc finger protein 420-like — MEKLSNCSEGGQGFSQSSHLLTCQQVHAVEKQFACPDCGKGFAQACRLKRHQLIHTGEKPFTCPECGKGFTQLANMMTHQRVHTGERPFTCSECGQRFTKLSNMMTHQRIHTGERPFTCSECGLGFTQLSNMITHQRVHTGERPFTCSLCGQEFTQSSNLVAHQRVHAVEKPFACPDCGKGFTYKCRLKRHQRVHTGERPFPCSECGKGFTQSSALLRHQRIHTGERPFTCSECGKGFTQSSFLMTHQRVHAVEKRFVSPECAEAFVHLLVPSGLMTHQRIQTRERHFACPECGKGFARSSHLLTHQLVHTGERPFTCTECGKTFTRSSSLMRHQQFHTGERLFTCSECGKGFAQSSHLVRHQRVHTGERPFTCSECGERFTQSSSLMTHQRVHTGERPYICSECGKSFARSSSLLIHQQVHTGERPYTCSECGKGYCRSSELLIHQQIHTGERPFSCPMCGKRFARSSNLLIHQRIHTGERPFTCSECGRGFVQSSQLLKHRRVHTGERPFTCSVCGKGFARSSQLLTHRLIHTRDDSPALWDGIHAEGKG; from the exons ATGGAGAAACTATCCAACTGCTCTGAGGGTGGGCAAGGATTCAGTCAATCTTCCCACCTGTTGACATGCCAGCAAGTTCACGCTGTGGAAAAACAATTTGCCTGTCCcgattgtgggaagggattcGCTCAAGCATGCCGCCTGAAAAGACACCAGCTAATTCACACCGGCGAGAAGCCGTTTACCTGTCCTGAGTGCGGGAAGGGATTTACTCAGCTGGCCAACATGATGACACATCAGCGAgttcacactggggagaggcctttcacctgctctgagtgtgggcaGCGATTCACTAAGTTGTCGAACATGATGACACATCAGAgaattcacaccggggagaggccattcacctgctctgagtgtgggcTGGGATTTACTCAGTTGTCCAACATGATAACGCATCAGCGAgttcacactggggagaggccgttcacttgCTCTTTGTGTGGGCAGGAATTCACTCAATCATCCAATCTGGTGGCTCATCAGCGAGTTCACGCTGTGGAGAAGCCGTTTGCATGTCCcgattgtgggaagggattcacttaTAAGTGCCGCTTGAAGAGGCACCAACGagttcacaccggggagaggccattcccctgctctgagtgtgggaagggattcactcagTCATCTGCGTTACTGAGACACCAGAGAATTCACACCggagagaggccgttcacctgctccgagtgtgggaagggattcacacAATCATCTTTCCTGATGACCCACCAGCGAGTTCACGCTGTGGAGAAACGATTTGTCTCTCCTGAATGTGCGGAGG CTTTCGTA CATTTACTTGTTCCATCTGGCCTGATGACGCACCAGCGAATTCAAACCAGGGAGAGGCATTTTGCCTGCCCTGAGTGCGGGAAGGGATTTGCACGATCGTCCCACCTGCTGACGCACCAGCTCGTTCACACTggcgagaggccgttcacctgcaccGAGTGCGGGAAGACATTCACCCGGTCGTCCAGCCTGATGAGGCACCAGCAGttccacaccggggagaggctgttcacctgctctgagtgcGGGAAGGGGTTCGCTCAGTCGTCCCACCTGGTGAGGCACCAGCGggttcacaccggggagaggccgttcacctgctccgagtGCGGCGAGAGGTTCACCCAGTCATCCAGCCTCATGACGCACCAACGcgtccacaccggggagcggccataCATCTGCTCCGAGTGCGGGAAGAGTTTTGCTCGATCGTCCAGCCTGCTGATACACCAGCAGgtccacaccggggagaggccgtacACCTGCTCTGAGTGCGGGAAGGGATACTGTCGATCCTCGGAGCTGCTGATCCACCAGCAGATTCACACCGGAGAGCGGCCGTTCTCCTGCCCCATGTGCGGGAAGAGGTTTGCCCGTTCGTCCAATCTGCTGATACACCAGCGGATTCACacgggggagaggccgttcacctgctctgagtgtgggaggGGGTTCGTTCAGTCGTCTCAGCTGCTGAAACACCGGCGTgttcacactggggagaggccgttcacctgctccgtgTGTGGGAAGGGGTTTGCCCGGTCGTCCCAGCTACTGACGCACCGGCTGATTCACACCAGGGATGATTCGCCCGCTCTGTGGGATGGGATTCACGCCGAGGGGAAAGGTTAA